GCAGAAGAAGGACTTCGACAACTGGCTGAGCATGTGGACGCTCTAATTCCCATATCCAATGAAAACATTTTCAAAATGGGTAACTCTGAAATGACTTTGGATGAAGCATTTGGTTTAGGAGACCAGGTGCTTATGCAGGGTGTTAGAGGCATTTCAGAAATCATATTAAAGCCAGGGTTCATAAACGTTGATTTTGCGGATGTGCGTATGGTACTGGAGAACGCAGGCACGGCTGTCATGGGCATAGGTAGCGGTACAGGAGATAATAGAGCTGAGAAGGCAGCACAACAGGCTATTTCTTCGCCCCTATTGGAGTTTAGGCCAACTGGTGCTAGCAGACTGCTATATAACATAACTGTGAAGCCTGGAAATATCACTACCAAGGACATATCCAGTATTGCGGAAATATTCCAACAAATTGTCAGTGACGATGCGCTCATTAAGTTCGGTGTGGTGTACGATGAACAGTTGGAGGACAACAAGATCGAAGTAACACTCATCGCTAGTGAATTTAAGAACGAAACCACTAGAACAGCCACTTTAGGTGCTTCCAAAGAGCAGCCCGTAAAAGAGGTTAAGCGAGTTACCATACCAGAAATCTTTGGTAGATGACTTGGAAGGAGCAGCAAGAGCTTAAACGTATTAAAGCCAGTGAGCGTTGGCTTTGGCAACCTCGTTTTTATGGGGCTGATACCGAACTTGTAGTGTTTCCAGGCCCTTACAATGTTGGCATTGCGAACCTGGGGTACCAGTTTCTGTTAAGTAGATTATTGCAGCTCAATAAGTCTTTTGACCGTTTCTTCATTGATCCTCGCTTACCCTCGGCAACAAGTCTTGATACGGAAAGGTCTCTTCTGGACTATGGTCGATGGGATATAACACTACCTTTTGAAGAAAATCTTTTAGAGCTCATAAAACTCCTCATGAAGCTTGATATTCCACTGGAAGCATCGGCTAGGGATTATCCTGTGCTAAATGCGGGTGGCGCCATGGCTCTTATTAACCCAGAGCTGGTATCTTTTATTGCTGACGAAGTATTCGTGGGTGAGGCTGACGAAGAATGGCCTGAGAAAAGAAATAGAGCAGAACGTAAGGTGGCAAAAAACTTTGGTGTGCATTCAGTGGTTACAAGTTCGCAGAGTGTGTTTAGAGACACCATGCTGATTGAGATTGCACGTGGGTGTATGTGGTCTTGTAAGTTCTGTTTCTACAGGCAAGCTTACGGTGCTATCAGGTTCGTACCAAAAGAAAGAGTGCTGAACACCATGGCAACGCTTAAAGAACAAGGTTTTGAAAAAGTTGGATTCGTTGCTGCCAACGTAAGCGATGTTCCTTGGCTTAAAGACATTTTGAACTATGGAAAGGATCTTGGTATGAGAGTTAGTGTCTCTTCATTGGCTGTAGAAACACTATCGCAGGAGGTCATGAGGCTTTTGAGGACGCTTGGCGTACAGCAACTCACTCTGGCTGTGGAACACGGTGATGAAAAGGTAAGAAAGCAACTTGGGAAACCCTTCTCCGATGAGGATCTAATAAACACGTTAAAGGCAGCAGAGGCTTTGGGATACAGAGGTGTCAAACTTTACTTCATAAACGGAATCACACCTGATTGGAGATTCAATGCGGAAAGCGCAAGTAAACTTCTAAATGATATTAGAAAAGCTGTGAAAATGTCCATTAAAGTATCAGCGTCCGTCTTTGTGCCAAAACCAGGTACTGCCATGAAGGATGAGGCGTTTCCATCAGAACAGCTAATCGATATGGAAAGAAAGATGCTTTTAAGCAACTCTGCTGGAATTTCCTTTGCCTTTGAGCCTTACTGGGAGGCTCAAAAGGAATTTGTTATGAGCCGTCTAAGCCCGGAAGATTTACCCACGTTTGTTTCAATTTTAAATGAAAAGGGTGAACGGAAGGCAATTCAGTTTTTTTCTGAAAAATACAGCAATTAGGCGGTTCTCAAGTGTTATCATATATTTACAACTGGCGCACAGATTATTTTGCTTTTCAGAAGGAGCGGTAAGCATTGGATAAGCTAGTAAACAATTTTGTGGTAAATTTGGGAAGTGTTCAGGAGGATGGCCATGGCTAAGGAAAATGAGAAATACAACGGTACTATTAATCTGCCGAAACCTTTATTACCCATGAAAGCAAACTTGCCACAAACTGAAGAAACGTGGCTAAAGTTTTGGGAAGATGATAATGTTTTTGAAAAAGCGCTTGAGAAGCGTAAGAATTCTCCGCTGTTTATTTTACATGATGGTCCTCCTTATGCAAATGGGGATATTCACTTAGGGACTGCTCTTAATAAGGTTCTAAAGGACGCAGTCAATAAATACAAACTGCTTCGCGGTTTTAAGACTCCTTATGTTCCTGGGTGGGATACCCATGGTTTGCCCATCGAGCAGCAGGTGACCAAACAAACAAAAATAAACCCTGAGGATTTCGCCGTAACTGAGTGGCGTGACAAATGCAAAGATTTTGCACTTTCATATATTGATAAGCAAATGAAAAGCTTCAAGCGGCTAGGGGTCTTGGGACTTTGGAAGGACTACTACGCCACCTTTAAGCCTGAGTATGAAGGGAAAGAACTAGAGATCCTCGCTGACCTAGTTGAGAAGGGGTTCGTGATAAGAAAGAGACGTCCTGTTTATTGGTGTCCCCACTGTAAGACAACGCTTGCGGAAGCAGAAATTGAATACCGTGAGAAGGTTTCACCTTCCATTTTTGTAGCGTTTCCGGCTAAGGGCGGTTCTTACAAGACCATCGCATGGACTACGACGCCTTGGACGTTGCCAGACAATGTGGCATTGGCTTTTCACCCTGAAGAAAGCTATGTGTTTGTAAATACGGGCGAGGATACATTTGTGGTTGCCGAAAAACGTTTGCAGGACGTTGCTAAGGAGCTCAGTTGGTTTGATTACGAAGTTGTGGCATCAAAGCCAGGTGCTGCTTTTGAAGATGAACGATTTGAACATCCCGTTTATGATGACAAAGAGACTGTGGCCATTTTAGCTGATTTCGTATCCATGGAAGATGGAACTGGCATTGTACACATTGCTCCAGGTCATGGAGAGGAAGACTACCTCGTTTGGGAGGAAAAAGGGCTAGACTTCCCTATGATGATAGATGATAGCGGCCGGTTTACGGAGCAAGCAGGGTTCTTGGCTGGTGTTTTCTATGCTGATGCCAATGATATGGTTCTTGACCTTCTTACTAGAAAAGGCAAACTCCTGCATAAAGGTATGGTAACGCACTCATATCCACACTGTTGGCGGTGTCATAATCCGGTAATATTCAGAGCCTTGAGCCAGTGGTTTATCGATGTTGATCTTTACCGCAATGAAGCATTGGAAGCCTTGAAAGAAGTTCAGTGGATACCCATGGGTTCCGATGTTCGCATTGGAGATATGGTGAAGAGCAGACCAGACTGGTGTTTGAGCCGCCAAAGAATCTGGGGCGTCCCAATACCGTCAATAAAATGTAGTCATTGTGGGCGCTCTATTCTGGATCCTCGTGTGGTGCGGAACGTGGCTGCAGTTGTGAGGAAAGAAGGATCTAACATTTGGTATTCAGAGCCGTTGGAAGCGTTCTTACCCGCAAAAATGGAATGTCCTGATTGCGGTTCAAAAGACTTTGAGAAAGAATACGACATTTTGGATGTGTGGTTTGATAGCGGCGTAAGTCACTATGCGGTTCTGGAGCAGTATGACGGAATGCGGTGGCCAGCAGACCTTTATTTGGAAGGTTATGACCAGCACCGTGGCTGGTTTCAGACCAGCCTCCTAACGGCTGTACCTCTTAAAGGGCAAGCCCCTTATAAGACAGTTTTGTCTCATGGTTTTGTCTTGGACGAGTCCGGAAGAGCCATGTCCAAGAGCTTAGGCAATGTGATTGATCCCTCTGATGTTGTCGCCAATGTGGGAGCAGACGTTCTAAGATTGGCGCTTCTCATGAGTGACTACACTGCCGACATTCAAGTGGGGCAAAACATCTTCAATCAAGCTTCTGAAATTTACAAGAAGATAAGGAATACGTTCCGATTCATGGAAGGGAACTTGTTTGATTTTCAAAGTTCTGACGAGGTTCCTTTTGCCGAGATGAAACCTCTGGACAGATGGATTCTGGGCCGATGGACTGACATGAAAAGAAAACTTTCTTCAGCCTTTGACAATTATGAATTCTACAGCTTTGTAAGTATTTTCCATAGTTTTTGTGTGAAAGAACTGAGTTCTACATACTTAGATGCCATTAAGAGCAGATTGTACCTTAAAAAACCTGACAGCGAAGAGAGGAGAAGTGCACAGACAGCCTTGAAAATAATGGCTACAGAATTCCCTGTGCTCATAGCGCCCATTCTTACGTTTACTGCTGAGGAAATGTGGCAGGCTTTACTGAGCAGGGGCTTGGTTACGGAAAAGTCGGTATACTTCTCGGACTGGCCCGATTCTGCTTTCTCTTTAACTGAGGAAGAATCAAGCTTCTGGGAAAATGCTTTACGTCTTAGAGAAAAAGCAAATGAGCAAATGGAAAAACTGAGGAAAGAAAAATCCATTGGTCATTCGTTGGATGCTTCAGTAGTTGTTTATGGAAGCGGGACCGAATTCTTATCCCATTCTGAGTGGGCGGAGTTTCTTGTGGTTTCCTCAGCTCAGATTAAGAATGAAGGTAAAGAGTGGGATATAGAGGTAGAAAAGGCCTTGGGAGTAAAATGCGCACGATGCTGGAGGGTTAGGGAGGACGTTGGCCTGGATGCTGAGTACCCTGACATATGTGGAGAGTGCTTGGACGATATAACTGGATAGTACTAGGTATTTACGGCTTCCTAACGGACAGGATTTGTAAATATGTGGTCCTAAAGGGAGGAACCTACATTATCAATGAAGGTGTCTCTTTCGGGGTCAGTTTAGGGAAAAACACTGACTACATAGTGGTTGTTGCCATGTTCTTGCTTCTGTGGGCGACTTTAGGTGAAAAAAGATACTTGTGGCTTTCTTTTTTTGGTGCTCTTGGGAACGTTCTTGATAGGTGGCTCTACGGTGGTGTTGTTGATTACATAAAGATAGGAAACTTCCCTTGGTTCAACGTTGCTGACTTTCTCATTGTGTTGGGGCTTTGCCTATGGGCAATGAAGCAGATAGGGTTATTACCGGAATAGTCCAGCAAGAAGCTAGGTTGGATTTAGCTCTAATGGAGATTATAGATGATGAGGGAATATCTCGGACGTGGATACAGAATAACATTAAGGCCGGCCTGGTTAGGTGCAACGGTGACGTGGTAACAAAGCCTTCTTTAAGGGTAAAAAAAGGCGATCTCTTAGAAATTAGGTTGCGGTCAAGAATAAGCGAACTCCAACCTGCTGATGTGGAGTACTCAGTGGTTTATTACGATGAACATTTGGCAGTTATTGATAAGCCTCCAAACTTGGTGGTGCATCCTGCTCCAAGTGTTAAAGGGCTAACTCTTTGCCATGGGTTACTCAAGGATTTTCCGCAAGTGAAGAATGTGGGTAGTGCTGAGCGTCCAGGTATTGTGCACCGGCTGGATAAAGACACTTCTGGACTAATGCTTGTAGCTCTTTCTGAAAAGGGCTATGCAGGTTTGACAAAGATGATCAGTGAAAAAAGTGTTAGCAGGAAGTATTTAGTGGCGGTTTACGGTGTTGCAAACAGGCCTTTCGAAGTGGACGCTCCCATTGGTAGGGATCCGAGAAACCCAACACGTATGGCTGTGGTTCCGCATGGAAAGAATGCCTATACGCGGTTCCGACCTGTACAATGTTTGGAAAAGGTTAGTCTGTTGGAGGCTGAGCTTTTCACTGGTAGAACTCATCAAATTAGAGTCCATTTGAGCCATGCCGGCTTTTATGTTCTTGGAGATCCCGTTTATGGAAACGTGGAGAGCCGTTTGCTGGCGCCAAGGGTGTTTCTTCACAGTTACTATTTGGAACTGGAACACCCTATTACTGGTGAGCGTCTGTTTTTTGTCAGTCCTCTGCCTGAGGATTTAGATGAATGTTGGCATATTTTAGGAGGCGGTGACGTTGTATACCCTACGATTTGTGCGTGAGAATGAGAATCTTATGAGAGAGGCATTAAGGAAAAGACAATACGATGAATCCATTGTTGACCAGCTATTGGCTGTAGATGAACAGCGTAGAAAGGAAGTTACTTCTCTGCAGGAACTGAACACGAGAAGAAATGAATTAACGTCCGTGGTTTCCAAGAAAAAGAAAGATGGAACTGACGCGTCCCAGGAAATAGAGCTACTTAAAAAACTCAAGGAAGAAGTTTCAGTGAAAGAAACCATCGTGTCGGAGCTTGAATCGAAAATTCAAGAAATACTAAAACAGTTGCCGAACATTCCACATGAGTCGGTACCTACTGGAAAAGACTCGTCCGAGAATGTGGAAGTGCGGCGATGGGGAGAGCCAAGGACCTTTGCGTTTGAACCTAAACCTCACTGGGAAATAGGGGAAAACATGAACATATTGGATTTTCAAAGAGCTGCGAAAATATCTGGTTCACGCTTCGTAGCGTATCAAGGATTGGGTGCGCTGTTGGAATTAACGCTCATAAACTTCATGGTGTGGACTCATGTAAAGGATCATGGTTACACATTTGTTATTCCCCCTTACCTGGTAAAAAGCGATACAGCCTTTGGTACAGGTCACTTGCCGAAGTTTAAGGATGAGATGTATTACTGTCCCGAGGACGATCTTTACCTTATACCAACAGCAGAACTTCCCATGGTGGCGTATCACAGTGGAGAGGTTCTTGTTGAGGCAGAGTTACCTAAGCGGTATGTGGCTTATTCTGCTTGTTTCAGGAGAGAAGCAGGAGCGGCAGGAAGAGACACCAGGGGTCTGATTAGAAGGCATCAGTTTAATAAAGTGGAGCTAATAAAGATAACAAAACCTGAAGACTCCTATAATGAATTGGAGTCCATGGTGAGTGATGCTGAGTCCATATTGCAACTTCTTGAGCTTCCTTACAGAGTTGTTTTACTGTGTACTGGTGATATGGGCTTTGCCGCTGCTAAGACTTATGACATTGAAGTGTGGATGCCTTCTTACGGCCGCTATGTTGAAATCTCCTCATGTTCGAATACTGAAGGTTTTCAGGCTCGCAGAGCTAACGTGAGAATGCGTCGACCTGATGGTTCTAATGACTATCCACATATGCTCAACGGATCTGGGTTGGCTGTAGGTAGAACTTTAGCGGCGATTATGGAGAATTACCAAAGAGAAGATGGAACTTTCGACATTCCTCAAGCGCTGCGGGCTTTCATGTTCGCTTAACTCAGTGACGTTGTCTGCTGTTTATGGAGTAAAACCTTTGAAGAGCATGACGTCGCGCACTACCTGTCTGAACCAAGGCGCTGCAACGTAAACGGCTAAAGAAGGACTTATCTTCTGTGGTCTGTCAATGCTGATAAGGAGAATCATTTCTGGGTTATCACCTGGTAGGAGCCCCACGTAAGAATAAAGTCTGTCGGTTTGGTTGTATTGCCCGTTTACGGGGACCTGTGCAGTTCCTGATTTCGCTGCCACATTGAAATATTTGCCTTTATAGGGAACAGCAGCTGCGGATACGGTGGGAGTTGCAATAGTCTTCATAATATTCCGTACAATGTTGGCGGATTCAGGACTAACAACTCTGGTAGGCGTTGCAGTGGGAAATTCGATGTGCTGATCTCCCACTGTGATGCTCTTAACTAACCTTAAGTTATAAAGCAGTCCATTATTAGCAATGGCAGTATAGGCTCTGACAAACTGCAGAGGCGTGAGAGCCACTCCCTGGCCAAAACCCGCGTTGAGTAGACTGGCTTGTGTATTTTGAGGCAAAATGGACTTAGCTTCGCCAGGGAAGTGCAGTACGGGATCATCCATGCCATAGCGTTTCAGGCCAGCTATCAGCCTGTCGTAGCCAGTCTTCTTTGCTACTGTGGCCATGTAAATGTTGCTGGACTGTTGGAGAGCCTTAGTTAGATCTACGGTTCCAAGGAATTTCCAATCTCTTATGGTTATCCCATCTATTTGGGTAACTCCAGGTGAATAGACCGTAAAAGAAGTATCTATGGCGCCTACATCGAGCGCCCATGCCATGACTAAAGGTTTGAAGATGGACCCGGGCTCAAATAACTCTTGGTATAGCGGTGAACTACCTGCTTTGTTTTTTGTAAAAGCCGATCCTGCCAGAATGTCCCCTTTGTTTGATATGATCACTATCCATGCTCTTTCTGGCCCCAACTGATCTGCAATTTGCGAAACGTAATCATCGGTGATTTTTTGTAAACCTGCATCAATGGTTGTCTCCACCGTGGGTTGAGTGGAGGTCTTGGAGAAAACGAATCTGGTGCTCAGAACCAGGTCTAGAGCAGCCTCGAGCCCTGTGTTGCCTCCGGGAGTATGTGTTCCCACCAGGAATCGGGTGCTGTCTGCTTGCTGACGTTGTTCACGAAGTTCTACCCAGGCATAGGGAGTATCCACGTTTACGTGTGGCAGAGACTGTATTTCCTCGCACTTGAGCTGCACAATCTTTTCCAATTCTTCGTTACAGGAACTCTCGAGAAGTGCTTTAGGTCCCCATAGACGCTTTGTTATGCTCGAACTATTATAGGCGATGGCGCCTCCGCTTGAGGTTATGGATCCTCTTAGAACCAAAGAAGGCGACAAAGGTTTTTCTGCCTGATCATGGATGTATTCGATGGATGTAAACACTGATATGAACATGATTACAAAAGCTGTAAACAGTAGCAGTGGTATCATTACGTAGCGTTTCACGCTTATAATGTTAGCATGCATGTTGCAGAAACCGAGAAAGGAGGGATGTCATGATAATAACTGTTACATTGAACCCTGCAATTGACATGTGGCTGACGGTTCCAGCTTTGGAGAAAGGAAAGTTTGTTAGATCGGAAAAAGAGCGTTTGAATGCAGGGGGGAAAGGTGTCATCATTGCAAGGATTTTGCAGAAGCTAAACATGGGACCTGTGGTAGCATCAGGCATTTTAGCTGGTAGAACTGGGCTAACGCTGGAGGATTATCTTTCCAGGGAGAAAGTGCCTGCAAACTTTGTGTTTTTACCAGGCTTTGACACCAGACTGAACATTGAAATTGTCGATAGCACCGACAATTCTGTTACTCAGATAAACACAACTGGTCCTTCCGTGTCTGAGGAACATGTCCAGCAGCTCATAAACAACATTCTGCGCATAAGTCATGCTGACGATCTGGCAGTGCTGGCAGGTCACGTGCCTGTGGGTCTATCAGAGGACGTGTATGTGCAAATATCAGACACATTAATGAAAAAAGGTCTGAAAGTGGTGGTTAACGCAGGTGCGCAGTTTGTGAAGCCTGTGTTGGAATCCAGTAGTGATGTTGGAGTAGTTCTGGATCCCAAAGGGCCCAACGGATTCCAGATAACTTCGCTGGATGACGAGGTTGAATTGGTAAAAAAGTACCTAAAAGAGAGACCTGTTTTGAGTTTCTCGTGGTCAAACACCGAAAATGTCATTGGTATGAATGGAAAGATTTATCATGCCAGAATTGTAAACCCTAACATTAGAACGCTTTGGGGAGCTAACTCTGCGCTGACCGCTGGTTTGGTGTATGGTGTTCACGAAGGACTAGCTCCTGAGGAAACAATTTCTTTGGCCATGGCCATGGCTTATTATGTGGCACGAGATCCGTGGGCGTTATTTGATAATCCAAATCCTTTTGATGAGATCACAAAGTTAAGAGATTCCATTGAGGTAAGGTTAATCTAGGCTCCTTACCTCAATGGAATCCGTCTTTTTTCAGGATCTCAACGTTCAGCTGTTACAAAAGCTTCGTCGTCGTAATAAAGCTCATCGGATAATACTACTGTTCCGGTGATGAGAGGTTTCAACTCCTGTACAGCATACACTCTGTAATAGTCGGAAGTATAGAAGTAAGTATCAGGTGCTCCAACGTTTACGGGCGCCTCGGTAACAACTCTGAAGCCTTGCGTGAGTAAGTCCTCGGCATCGAGATCGTACTCGTGAAAGTCTCTGATGATATCGGTGATTACGAAACCCATTTCTAAAAGGCGCTTCTGTATGGCGTACCATTTTTTCCTACTGCTTTCCAAGTGGGTCAAGCCGAAATAGCCCGTAGAATCTTCTCCGCGAAGCCCTTCTACACATCTTGACAGGAAAAGAGTAATTCCATCAATGGTCTCTACAGGATCTGTGATAAAAACATCGAAAGATCTACGCAGTTCTTCTCTGAAAGGATTTTGCACATCGTAAAGTTCAGCACTTATGTTCTTAAAGCCCAAGCTCTCAGCCTTTTTGTTGATGTATTCAACAAGCCTTTTATCTACTTCCAACACCTTTACTTTTCTTGGAAGACCTGTGATACCAAGAGCTAAGGATGTTAAATCATCATCTCCCACAATTAATATGTCTTTATTTTCTAAATCACCGAAACGATGTATGAGCGTTACACGTCTTATGGTGTCTTCGGTGATCACATAACCTTGGTCATAATCCTTTATCGCTTTGGGACGGTCCTTTGTTATTTCTTGGAACTGTTTTGACCAGTTCTCATAGGGCCCCTTTAAGAGGATCGTCTTTCCATGGCATGCGTCGCAAACAGGTGAAACATAGGGGGACAAGTGTTCCTCGGCGGCAATGGCTATTCCTTTGTCAGTAAGGCTGAAGTGATGATCATGGGTGCTCACAAGTCCTTCGTTTAATAAGTTACTTAGCTCTTCTTCAAATTTCGGTAGACTATCATCCTGAAATCTGATAAGTTCCCAGTAGGACTTATCGCCGGACAACAACGCTCTTATAAGGTTTCTCCTAATTCTGGTCATGGGGTCACCTCCGTCAAAAATAAGTTTCACAAAATCTTATTAACTCAAAACTGTTGCGTTTGAGCAGCCAGAATGGTGCTTATATAGTATAAATTATACATGATGGTCATAAGAGGCGTGGGAATCGACATAGTTTCCATGAGTCGGTTTGAAAAAGTTTATGCAAAACACGG
The genomic region above belongs to Coprothermobacter proteolyticus DSM 5265 and contains:
- the ftsZ gene encoding cell division protein FtsZ, whose protein sequence is MEERIPDLWEGIQAQIKVVGIGSAGNNALNRMILGGIDGVEFIAMNTDVQALSKCLAPQKLNLGPKLTRGLGAGLDPEKGKAAAEESVEEIKKLLEGADLVFITAGLGGGTGTGASPIVARVAKDLGALVVAVVSKPHAFIEGTTRYKIAEEGLRQLAEHVDALIPISNENIFKMGNSEMTLDEAFGLGDQVLMQGVRGISEIILKPGFINVDFADVRMVLENAGTAVMGIGSGTGDNRAEKAAQQAISSPLLEFRPTGASRLLYNITVKPGNITTKDISSIAEIFQQIVSDDALIKFGVVYDEQLEDNKIEVTLIASEFKNETTRTATLGASKEQPVKEVKRVTIPEIFGR
- a CDS encoding B12-binding domain-containing radical SAM protein — translated: MTWKEQQELKRIKASERWLWQPRFYGADTELVVFPGPYNVGIANLGYQFLLSRLLQLNKSFDRFFIDPRLPSATSLDTERSLLDYGRWDITLPFEENLLELIKLLMKLDIPLEASARDYPVLNAGGAMALINPELVSFIADEVFVGEADEEWPEKRNRAERKVAKNFGVHSVVTSSQSVFRDTMLIEIARGCMWSCKFCFYRQAYGAIRFVPKERVLNTMATLKEQGFEKVGFVAANVSDVPWLKDILNYGKDLGMRVSVSSLAVETLSQEVMRLLRTLGVQQLTLAVEHGDEKVRKQLGKPFSDEDLINTLKAAEALGYRGVKLYFINGITPDWRFNAESASKLLNDIRKAVKMSIKVSASVFVPKPGTAMKDEAFPSEQLIDMERKMLLSNSAGISFAFEPYWEAQKEFVMSRLSPEDLPTFVSILNEKGERKAIQFFSEKYSN
- the ileS gene encoding isoleucine--tRNA ligase; the protein is MAKENEKYNGTINLPKPLLPMKANLPQTEETWLKFWEDDNVFEKALEKRKNSPLFILHDGPPYANGDIHLGTALNKVLKDAVNKYKLLRGFKTPYVPGWDTHGLPIEQQVTKQTKINPEDFAVTEWRDKCKDFALSYIDKQMKSFKRLGVLGLWKDYYATFKPEYEGKELEILADLVEKGFVIRKRRPVYWCPHCKTTLAEAEIEYREKVSPSIFVAFPAKGGSYKTIAWTTTPWTLPDNVALAFHPEESYVFVNTGEDTFVVAEKRLQDVAKELSWFDYEVVASKPGAAFEDERFEHPVYDDKETVAILADFVSMEDGTGIVHIAPGHGEEDYLVWEEKGLDFPMMIDDSGRFTEQAGFLAGVFYADANDMVLDLLTRKGKLLHKGMVTHSYPHCWRCHNPVIFRALSQWFIDVDLYRNEALEALKEVQWIPMGSDVRIGDMVKSRPDWCLSRQRIWGVPIPSIKCSHCGRSILDPRVVRNVAAVVRKEGSNIWYSEPLEAFLPAKMECPDCGSKDFEKEYDILDVWFDSGVSHYAVLEQYDGMRWPADLYLEGYDQHRGWFQTSLLTAVPLKGQAPYKTVLSHGFVLDESGRAMSKSLGNVIDPSDVVANVGADVLRLALLMSDYTADIQVGQNIFNQASEIYKKIRNTFRFMEGNLFDFQSSDEVPFAEMKPLDRWILGRWTDMKRKLSSAFDNYEFYSFVSIFHSFCVKELSSTYLDAIKSRLYLKKPDSEERRSAQTALKIMATEFPVLIAPILTFTAEEMWQALLSRGLVTEKSVYFSDWPDSAFSLTEEESSFWENALRLREKANEQMEKLRKEKSIGHSLDASVVVYGSGTEFLSHSEWAEFLVVSSAQIKNEGKEWDIEVEKALGVKCARCWRVREDVGLDAEYPDICGECLDDITG
- a CDS encoding signal peptidase II, encoding MWRVLGRYNWIVLGIYGFLTDRICKYVVLKGGTYIINEGVSFGVSLGKNTDYIVVVAMFLLLWATLGEKRYLWLSFFGALGNVLDRWLYGGVVDYIKIGNFPWFNVADFLIVLGLCLWAMKQIGLLPE
- a CDS encoding RluA family pseudouridine synthase, whose translation is MGNEADRVITGIVQQEARLDLALMEIIDDEGISRTWIQNNIKAGLVRCNGDVVTKPSLRVKKGDLLEIRLRSRISELQPADVEYSVVYYDEHLAVIDKPPNLVVHPAPSVKGLTLCHGLLKDFPQVKNVGSAERPGIVHRLDKDTSGLMLVALSEKGYAGLTKMISEKSVSRKYLVAVYGVANRPFEVDAPIGRDPRNPTRMAVVPHGKNAYTRFRPVQCLEKVSLLEAELFTGRTHQIRVHLSHAGFYVLGDPVYGNVESRLLAPRVFLHSYYLELEHPITGERLFFVSPLPEDLDECWHILGGGDVVYPTICA
- the serS gene encoding serine--tRNA ligase; translation: MYTLRFVRENENLMREALRKRQYDESIVDQLLAVDEQRRKEVTSLQELNTRRNELTSVVSKKKKDGTDASQEIELLKKLKEEVSVKETIVSELESKIQEILKQLPNIPHESVPTGKDSSENVEVRRWGEPRTFAFEPKPHWEIGENMNILDFQRAAKISGSRFVAYQGLGALLELTLINFMVWTHVKDHGYTFVIPPYLVKSDTAFGTGHLPKFKDEMYYCPEDDLYLIPTAELPMVAYHSGEVLVEAELPKRYVAYSACFRREAGAAGRDTRGLIRRHQFNKVELIKITKPEDSYNELESMVSDAESILQLLELPYRVVLLCTGDMGFAAAKTYDIEVWMPSYGRYVEISSCSNTEGFQARRANVRMRRPDGSNDYPHMLNGSGLAVGRTLAAIMENYQREDGTFDIPQALRAFMFA
- a CDS encoding penicillin-binding transpeptidase domain-containing protein → MKRYVMIPLLLFTAFVIMFISVFTSIEYIHDQAEKPLSPSLVLRGSITSSGGAIAYNSSSITKRLWGPKALLESSCNEELEKIVQLKCEEIQSLPHVNVDTPYAWVELREQRQQADSTRFLVGTHTPGGNTGLEAALDLVLSTRFVFSKTSTQPTVETTIDAGLQKITDDYVSQIADQLGPERAWIVIISNKGDILAGSAFTKNKAGSSPLYQELFEPGSIFKPLVMAWALDVGAIDTSFTVYSPGVTQIDGITIRDWKFLGTVDLTKALQQSSNIYMATVAKKTGYDRLIAGLKRYGMDDPVLHFPGEAKSILPQNTQASLLNAGFGQGVALTPLQFVRAYTAIANNGLLYNLRLVKSITVGDQHIEFPTATPTRVVSPESANIVRNIMKTIATPTVSAAAVPYKGKYFNVAAKSGTAQVPVNGQYNQTDRLYSYVGLLPGDNPEMILLISIDRPQKISPSLAVYVAAPWFRQVVRDVMLFKGFTP
- a CDS encoding 1-phosphofructokinase family hexose kinase; the encoded protein is MIITVTLNPAIDMWLTVPALEKGKFVRSEKERLNAGGKGVIIARILQKLNMGPVVASGILAGRTGLTLEDYLSREKVPANFVFLPGFDTRLNIEIVDSTDNSVTQINTTGPSVSEEHVQQLINNILRISHADDLAVLAGHVPVGLSEDVYVQISDTLMKKGLKVVVNAGAQFVKPVLESSSDVGVVLDPKGPNGFQITSLDDEVELVKKYLKERPVLSFSWSNTENVIGMNGKIYHARIVNPNIRTLWGANSALTAGLVYGVHEGLAPEETISLAMAMAYYVARDPWALFDNPNPFDEITKLRDSIEVRLI
- a CDS encoding bis-aminopropyl spermidine synthase family protein translates to MTRIRRNLIRALLSGDKSYWELIRFQDDSLPKFEEELSNLLNEGLVSTHDHHFSLTDKGIAIAAEEHLSPYVSPVCDACHGKTILLKGPYENWSKQFQEITKDRPKAIKDYDQGYVITEDTIRRVTLIHRFGDLENKDILIVGDDDLTSLALGITGLPRKVKVLEVDKRLVEYINKKAESLGFKNISAELYDVQNPFREELRRSFDVFITDPVETIDGITLFLSRCVEGLRGEDSTGYFGLTHLESSRKKWYAIQKRLLEMGFVITDIIRDFHEYDLDAEDLLTQGFRVVTEAPVNVGAPDTYFYTSDYYRVYAVQELKPLITGTVVLSDELYYDDEAFVTAER